The genomic stretch AAATAGGTTAATAAAAGTTTCATATGGTTAAAAATGATATTAATAAATTAAGTGAAATTTCTAATAGAATCTTAATATTCTTATATATATTTTTTATTCTAAATAAAGTAAAATTTATATAGTGCATTATCCTTACTATAAGTTTAATGAGTATAGGATATGGTGGAAAGACTCTAAGGGAATTATTAGAGTACTCAGAGAAAATCTATCAAGAAACTGGTCATTATTGGGGATTGAAATCACTACCGTTATACGAAAAAGATCCATTGATATGGGAGCGTTTAATATATAGACTTAGAGCAATTGTAGTTCTAGCTAGAGAATTGGCATTACACATAGCTGCATCTCCTATAGCTAGATATATAGGTGAGACATGTACTGTGCTTTACACGCCAGAGGGTGATGCAATAGTCCACTCTACTGGAATATTAGTCCACGTACATACAATGTCTGAGGGAATAAAATGGATGATAAAGATGAATTATGAGGAAAACCCTGGAATAAAAGATGGAGACCATTTCGTAGGTAATGACCCAGTTTTAGGAAACGTTCATACGACCGACGTTCACACATTAACCCCAATATTTTACAAGGATATGTTAATAGGCTGGGTGGGTACCGTAATTCACCAGGTAGATATTGGTGGTAATTCTCCTGGACACGATATTATAACAGCCACTCAGAGGTTCGAAGACGGATTTTACGCAGAAGAGGAGTTAGTATACCGTGATGGGAAGATGTTCCCCCATTATTATGAGAGATCTAGAAGAAGTGTAAGAACTCCTCTATTTTATGACCTAGACGATAAAAGTAGAATAGCGGCGAATGAGATCGTAAAGAGAGAAGTGCTAAGAATAGTAGAGGAGATTGGCGTAGAAAATTATATGGAATTAATTAGGGAAGCAATTGAAAAATCTAGAAGAGATTTTATATCTAGGGTTAAGGAAAGACTAGTCCCAGGAAGATATAGAAGTGTAACATGGAATGCATTAAATGTAATTAAAGAAGCCTGGCAACCTTTTGCAAGAGAGGACTATTTACATGCTGCACCACTAGAAATATTTGTAAATGAAGATGGAACGTTATTTGTAGACTTAAAGGGCAATTCACCCTCTGGCTGGCATTTTTCAAATGCAGGTCTATCTCCTCTAATGGGTGGTTTTTGGGTTACTATGACTCAACTAATAGGTTATTCAGAACTAATAAATGAGGGATTTGTTAGAGCGGTAAAATTTAAAGTTCCGCCTAGAAGCTGGGCTGGTGATACAAGTCCAATATTTAGTAGAAGTGTACCATGGTGGTTGTTAATACCTCAGATGGCAGGATTACATAGAATGGTAGCGTATGGAGCATTTGCAAGAGGGTATGTAGAGGAGGGATCAGCTGGAAATACTGGAACATGGGATGCTCCACAAGGTGGAGGATTTACAGATGGGAGTACGGGAGATCCACCTAACATTTATTTCCCCATCTCAACCTTTGAACTCTCTAGTCAAGGTCTTGGAGCTAATGCAGTAAGAGATGGCCTAGATTGGGGACATGCGATGTGGAATCCAGAAGCTGATATGGGAGATGTTGAAGAATGGGAAAGAAATCAAAGAGGTTTTATCTACTTAGCTAGGAGAATTAAGAAAAATATTGCAGGCTACGGGAAATTTAGAGGTGGTGCATCTTTTGAACATGTTGCTGTATTTTATGGAGCTAAGGATGCAACGTTGTTTAATTTCGGTACTTCAAGGGTGTTCTTAGTTAGTGGAATCAATGGAGGATATCCACCAGCTTCACAATATTCGTTAATGGCATATAACACTAATATTAATGAAATTACTAAAGAGGGAAAGCTTTATCCTCTTGGTGATGATCCTAATCAGCCAGAGTTTGAGAGATATATAAGCGGAGATATAGAAAGACTAGAATACGATACTATATATCCTAGAGAGTTTAGGTCTAATGATATAGTTTATCTTAAGCAAGGTGGAGGTCCAGGTTGGGGAGATCCTTTGGATAGGCCATTGGATAAGTGTGAAGACGATTTGAATATGGGTATATATTCGCCAGAAATTATGGAAAAAGTTTTTGGTGTCATAGCTAAATATGACGAGGAAAAAGGTAAATGGGTAGTTGATGAAGAAGCGTCTAAAAAGAAAAGAGAAGAGCTCAGAAAAATAAGGATAGAAAAGTCTATAGATTTTGCTCAATTCTATAGAGAGGAAAGAAGCATATTACTTGAAGGTAAATTGGTAAGACCAGTTGCTAAATATTACATGGAACAAAAAGAAGTATCTCCGGATTGGTTTAAGGAATTCTTGGATTTCTGGAGATTACCAGAGGACTTTTCAATACCTATCCAAGGGAAGAAGGAATATATAAGGGTTATGTCTGAGTGGCATTCTCTATATTTAGGATCATATAGAAAATATCTAGAATCTAAGGGTTATGATTTAAGTAAAATTAGATATCTTAACTATGAAGATGTAGGTATTTTGAGGTGATATTTCATGGAACATAAACCTATAATTTTAGCAATAGACACTGGAGGAACAATGAGTGATACTGTTGTAGTAGACGAGAATGGGTACTTCACTATAGGTAAAGCTCAAACAACACCAGAAAATGAGGCTATAGGTATTATAAACTCTTTCAGAGACGCTGTGAGAAAGTGGAATATGAGCGTTGAAGAAGCTGCTAAGACGTTAGAAGTTATAATTTATACTGGAACTATAATGCTAAATAGAATATTAACTAGAACTGGATTCTCTAATATAGGAATAATAACTACTGCAGGGCATGAGGATGCTATCTATTTGGGAAGAGGAAGACAATCGTGGATTACATTGCCATATGCGGAAAGACTACATGCAATTTCTCATTTCCATCCAGAGCCTTTAATACCTAAAAACATGGTAATAGGCGTTAGAGAAAGAATATTGGTTACTGGAAAAGTCATGATACCCCTTTATGAGCA from Sulfolobus sp. S-194 encodes the following:
- a CDS encoding hydantoinase B/oxoprolinase family protein; protein product: MSIGYGGKTLRELLEYSEKIYQETGHYWGLKSLPLYEKDPLIWERLIYRLRAIVVLARELALHIAASPIARYIGETCTVLYTPEGDAIVHSTGILVHVHTMSEGIKWMIKMNYEENPGIKDGDHFVGNDPVLGNVHTTDVHTLTPIFYKDMLIGWVGTVIHQVDIGGNSPGHDIITATQRFEDGFYAEEELVYRDGKMFPHYYERSRRSVRTPLFYDLDDKSRIAANEIVKREVLRIVEEIGVENYMELIREAIEKSRRDFISRVKERLVPGRYRSVTWNALNVIKEAWQPFAREDYLHAAPLEIFVNEDGTLFVDLKGNSPSGWHFSNAGLSPLMGGFWVTMTQLIGYSELINEGFVRAVKFKVPPRSWAGDTSPIFSRSVPWWLLIPQMAGLHRMVAYGAFARGYVEEGSAGNTGTWDAPQGGGFTDGSTGDPPNIYFPISTFELSSQGLGANAVRDGLDWGHAMWNPEADMGDVEEWERNQRGFIYLARRIKKNIAGYGKFRGGASFEHVAVFYGAKDATLFNFGTSRVFLVSGINGGYPPASQYSLMAYNTNINEITKEGKLYPLGDDPNQPEFERYISGDIERLEYDTIYPREFRSNDIVYLKQGGGPGWGDPLDRPLDKCEDDLNMGIYSPEIMEKVFGVIAKYDEEKGKWVVDEEASKKKREELRKIRIEKSIDFAQFYREERSILLEGKLVRPVAKYYMEQKEVSPDWFKEFLDFWRLPEDFSIPIQGKKEYIRVMSEWHSLYLGSYRKYLESKGYDLSKIRYLNYEDVGILR